A region of Ictidomys tridecemlineatus isolate mIctTri1 chromosome 4, mIctTri1.hap1, whole genome shotgun sequence DNA encodes the following proteins:
- the LOC101957409 gene encoding olfactory receptor 1L3, whose product MSNLTRVSEFILLGLSSRPEDQKPLFALFLILYLVTLLGNMLIILAIRSDPQLQNPMYFFLSILSFADICYTTVIVPKMLVNFLSEKKTISYAGCLAQMYFFLVFGNMDSYLLAAMAIDRYVAICNPFRYVTVMNHRRCVLLLAFSVAFSYLHSLLHVLLVNQLTFCASNVIHHFFCDVNPVLKLSCSSTFVNEVVAMTEGMASVMAPFVCIIISYLRILIAIFKIPSTAGKRKAFSTCSSHLTVVTLFYGSISFVYFHPLSSYTVKDRIATINYTVLTSVLNPFIYSLRNKDMKRGLEKLASKINYQVDRFYFAKANKIHVP is encoded by the coding sequence ATGTCCAACCTGACAAGAGTCTCTGAATTCATCCTCTTGGGACTCTCTTCTCGGCCTGAGGATCAGAAACCACTCTTTGCCCTCTTTCTTATCCTATACCTGGTCACCCTGCTGGGCAATATGCTCATCATCTTGGCTATCCGCTCTGATCCCCAACTCCAAAACCCTATGTATTTCTTCCTAAGCATTTTGTCCTTTGCTGATATTTGCTACACAACCGTTATAGTTCCCAAGATGCTGGTGAACTTCTTATCAGAGAAAAAGACCATTTCCTATGCTGGATGTCTAGCACAGATGTACTTCTTCCTGGTCTTCGGCAACATGGACAGTTACCTCCTGGCAGCCATGGCCATtgatcgctatgtggccatctgcaatCCCTTCCGCTATGTCACTGTTATGAACCACAGGCGCTGTGTCCTGCTGCTGGCCTTTTCGGTCGCTTTCTCCTATCTCCACTCCCTCCTGCATGTCCTCCTGGTGAATCAGCTCACCTTCTGTGCATCAAATGTTATCCATCACTTCTTTTGTGATGTCAACCCTGTTCTGAAACTGTCCTGCTCTTCTACCTTTGTTAATGAAGTTGTGGCCATGACGGAAGGGATGGCCTCTGTGATGGCTCCATTTGTGTGTATCATCATCTCCTACCTGAGAATCCTCATTGCTATTTTCAAGATTCCCTCTACTGCTGGAAAAcgcaaagccttctccacctgtagCTCCCATCTCACTGTGGTGACTCTGTTTTATGGGAGTATTAGCTTTGTCTATTTTCATCCCTTGTCCAGCTATACTGTCAAGGACCGAATAGCAACAATCAACTACACAGTATTGACATCAGTGTTAAACCCGTTCATCTACAGTTTAAGAAACAAAGACATGAAAAGGGGCTTAGAGAAATTGGCAAGCAAGATTAACTACCAAGTGGATAGGTTTTATTTTGCAAAGGCCAATAAAATCCATGTACCCTGA